Genomic DNA from Hordeum vulgare subsp. vulgare chromosome 2H, MorexV3_pseudomolecules_assembly, whole genome shotgun sequence:
AGGACGACGTGGGGAGGCTTATCGTTGCTCAGTTCCGCTGGCTTGATTTCCTTGTCGACGCCGACACCTTTGTCACCAAGCTTGTAGAGGTGCTCTCGGTAGCGCCACCCCGGCTCAAGAAGGAGATCATCGGGTCGATCCCGGAGATTGTCGGCGACCAGAGCCACGCTGCTGTGGTCTCCGCTCTGGAGAAGTTGCTGCAGGAGGACTCCCAAGTTGTGGTTGCTGTGCTCGACACTTTGTCAAACCTTAACCTCGATGCGCAGCTGCAGGAGCAGGTATTGTTGCAACGATTTTCTTTCTTCTTGTTTTGTGTATGATGATGAACATTGTGGCTTAACAGTTGTCTTGTTCTACGGGAATATTTTAAGGCGGTTACCGTTGCAATATCATGCATCCGGACGATTCATGCAGATCAGATGCCACACTTACTCAGGTTCTTGTTGCTGTCTGCCACACCAGTCAATGTTGGCAGGATTATATCGCAAATCCGCGAGCAACTGAAGTTTGTTGGTGTGGTGGATCCACGTGCTGCTCGGAGCAAGAAGCTGAAAGGGAAGGCATCAGCAACTAGCACTGATGGGGCAGTCCTTGATGCCTTGAGATCAGGCCTCCGGTTTAAGAATGTAGGTTATCTTAATCTACACCGTATCTTCAAATGCAGCACTACAAGTTGGGGTTTCAACTGGAATTTGCTTTGTTATTGATGCAGATGCTTTGTGAGGCCTTCTTAAAGGAGTTGAAATTAGTTGACCATGCAAGGGATCACAAAGTGATTGATGTTTGGCTCATCATGCTCATATATGCCAATGGGGGTGCCCTGCAGAAAAGTGCTAAGAAAATACTGAAGTCCAAGATCTTACAAGGATATATCCGGGAGACATTGTTTCACCAATGCATTCATGGAAATACTGAATTAGTAAAGGTCAGTTCTTCGGTATCTCGTAATGACTGTGAAGTGACCATGTATGTTTGCCTTACCATGCTGACTGAGACATAAAAACTTGCACTAGGACCATTTTATGTCATATCTCTCAGTGAGTGATTACCTCTTGGCTTGCAAGGAAGACAAGGCTAGAGGATTTGCTACCTATTTGTTCACGGCTTTGTTTGAAGAATTCAGTGATACTTTCTCCAGGCAAGAGGTACCTCTTTGTTGCCAACACTTGTGTTTGCTGTCGTCAATGTAGTGAAAATCAAGAACTTACTAACGTAGGCAAATTGAGTTAATATGCACTgttgatttttgaaaaaaaaaccatTTCCCTATAATTCAGGATTTCAGGTAGGCTGTTTTCCGAATTTTGCTGCATATCACATATATTTACATTTTTTGGGTGAAATAAAACTTGATCAACTGCTCTATTGAATTCCTATGCATAAGTCCAGCTAATGAATATAAATCTTGGAAGGGCTGTTTAGAAATTCTGATTCTGATACTGCTACCTATTTTGTATAGTTTTGCTGTTTTCAATCAGCTGGCTTGCATTTGAGAACTACTACTTAACTAATTCATGAAGTAATCTGTGCAATTGTCGTCGTAGTTGCCATAGCATCACTGTTGTGCCAACGAAACATCTGAGTGATAAGGTTGTGTGGTGTCACTCATCAGATTAGCTGCAGTAGTACCATTTGAGGTGATGATGGGGCAGCTATTGGCTTGTAGCTGGAATTTTCTATGTTTATCTGAAAACTATAAGGCTTAGGCAGACTATCATCCTTCTGTTGGGAGATCCATCCAATTAAACTTTCTTGGCGCATATACCAGTTTCTCTTATGTTTCATACCCAGTTTTCTGTCCTTTGTATATTTTATCTGTTCTTTGTGTGGTAATGCCCTACCATTTTGTGCAGCTCGTAGGCTCATTGATAACTCATATAGGTTCTGGGGTCAGCTATGAAGTTTCTTCTGCTTTGGATATTATgatttctttgacatccaacaacTCTGAGGAACTCATCcctatagcttcacatataactggTATTGTTATTTGTCAAGTCTTATGTATTTAGTGCTTGCTACCGAGGAATAATTTGAATTACATTGACTTTTACTACATAGGTATTTTAGATTATCTGGAGAGTTTTCATGAAGATAATCTTCGAAAGGTTTGtgaaatattttttaatttgtttctcCTATTTTTTCCCATCATAAACATCAGTTATGAAAAAAGTAGGTTTACGAGATATTCTGTCAATTGGCACTGGCTGCTGGCTTCAATACTAGTTCAGGTGGCTCTTCTGTTGCTAATGAACTTCTTATGGTAGTGAGAAAGCAGGTATGATTGCATTTATGACTAGGGTATCACTTCCATTTATCTTTCATCCAAGAAGGCTTTTTAGGGTTTATGGTTTTCAATTATTTTTTCCGTGTCTGCTTGCACTTTGTAGGTTAGCAATCCAGATATGAAGTATAAGAGAATGGGAATAATTGGGGCTTTAAGGATAGTTTCAACTATTGCAGATGCAAATGCTGCTGTGAACTGCTCATCATCTCAGGTTTGCTTGATCATGATGAAATTCAAGATAAATGTTGCTTTCGTGTTAAAACAACCATGCCGAATGATTCTATCATTTTCTGACCTCTTGGGTATATAAAAATGCATTACATCTGTATATGAATGCTAGCATTTACAGGAGCATCTGTAACATCGCCTATTTATCTTTAAAATTAGCCAAAAACTTGTAATGTCCTGTGCTGGTTCATTCGAAAGTGATACTTATACGCTATGAATCATAGCATTTCAGACAATTAAGAATTTCCTACTAATAATTAAAGAAACACTCTGTTAGTTGGATGCTTAAAAAATAACATGAGCAGTGGACAAAGTAGTACCGTGGTTTTATACAAGTGAAGCAAGCCTCAGCATTAAGAACACACACCTAAATTGTATACCTAACCTGGTGCTGGATTCCCTTTTTGTCTCAAGCTGTGCTTCTTGCATCTAAAATATCTGAGATCACGGCAGCTACCTTTTCTGTGTTCATGAAATACTGGTGTTGCTTTGTTAGTTGTAAATTTATTTTATCTGGCAGCAACCAAATTGCGAGGAGGCCCTGGGACTGCTAAATATGACTGTTAACTCCTGCAAATTTGTGACGTTGCCCTTAATTCTTCTCTACGATGAATTATCTGCTTTATTTGAGAGCAGTGTTCTTCATTCTGCAATTATTGAGTGGTAAGCATAAAATGGTTGCTACTGCATGTGGAAAAAAGGAGATGATCCATGTTTCTTCATGTAAGATAGCTCATGTCACTAACTAGCCTTTTCAGGGTTGTAGAACATGTTGCAGAATTTGATACCCTTTTTCTTGCTGATCTTGAGGATGGCCAGCTATCAGAAAAATATCTCTGTGAGAGCATTGAAGGTTAGCAAAATGCTTTGACAGTTACTGCCTAGCCATGGATTTGTACATTTCTACTTGACATATGATGAAAGTACAAGTGTAATTGGCAACACATTGGTTTCAGGGGAATTATGGATGAACTTGGATGGAAATATCTCCCCAGTATGCGTAAACATTTTGCCACTAGTGTCCACCTCGCAACAAAGGTACAATTCTAGCTGTTAAGTCCTTAATGGTCATTATTTCGTTGGTTACTAACTAGTCTGAATATGACCTATATTGGTCTACTTTAATACTGTTACGTATGCTCATACCAGGTCTCaagcctgcttgcagatacttcctTCCCAATTTTCACTTCTAACTACCGTAAGTGCCATAGCCTTGTAATCCAGCATGTCTTAATGGTCAAACTAATTTTCTTGTTTATATCGAAGATTGAACGTTCAGGAAATGAAGGCTCACTTGGTGGAATAAATGCACTCCTTGGCTGTCCTTTGCATCTTCCTTCTACCAAGGTTATACCACTCAGTCTGCTCTCTagaaacttgaagcaatacccgtAACTTGTTAATTATGCAGGAACACCATTCTTTCAAGTCTTAGTTTTGTTGCATTATATATCTCATTAAATATTATTCTGCAACCTGCCTTTGCCCAACCAGAACACACACAGAATGATGCCAGAGATAAATTGCAAGTTTCTCTTGAACTGGCCTACATGTAATCAACAATACTATAATAGTTTCTCATAATAAATGGTAAATCACAAATTCCGGGTTCATATAATCAATTTCCACCATTCATATAAAAAATATCAATCTGCAGATATCAAGGGTTTAAAGTTGTTTTGAAAAGCATAACAATTGCAAATATATTACTCTTATATCATTAGTGCAAATGTGTCTCTACTTCTGTAATATAGATAACTTCCAAAATTATTTTTTATACTATCAGAGAGATGTCCTTTGGTGACTGAAAAGTAAttaatcttggtttggatttgagAACCGACAGAACCTGGATGAATCTAGATGGGGACTCTTGTCAGAACTGGAGAAAAAAACAGTGTGTCACTCACTGTACTTTGCGATAAACTGGATTAGGGAATTGGTATGTTTTGAATCTTCTCGTTTTACTGACTGAACGCTTGAAATTATATGATATCTGAAACTGGTGGCATCATTGGCAGCTTAATGCTTTCAGCACACAAGTTGCGGTCAGAGTTGATAATGTGTCACATAGAGTAAGGGATGAGACTGCAGTTAAACTTTTGAAGCGTCTGAGAAATCTAATGTGAGTGTATTGCTTGAACAGTGATGAGAGTACCATATTACACTTGGATAGATACTGCATGCTACTTGTACTGTATTCATCATCATTTATCAAATAACCAACCTTTCACCAAGTACTATTAATGGGGGATTGGATGGTGAATTTTTGTACTCTTTCAATAAAAATTCTGATTCAAGCATGTCAGGTGTGTTTTTTCATCTTTGCTAGGTAAAAAATATGGTAAGTGTGAACTGAAACATTTTATTACAGTTTACTATCTCTGAATCTTGTCATGAGCTGCTTGCATTagatgttagagagcttaataacGAAAAAGGAACATATGTATGAGTTAAGATATGTCTAGGATTTTCATGTCTAATGCACCCTTCATAATATTATGACATGATTGCCAAATGCACCTGActtcttttgttttaaaaaatTGCAGATTACTCGAGATTTTGTTAAACACCCTTCTTAAAATTTATCCTCTATCTCTACCTGAGCTGCGATATCTTGGGAAttattctgggtcaactagcaccGGCAAGTTCAACATtgggaagaaaatggaggaagacaacaTGGAGGGCCCATCTTCCAACAAAAGACAAAAGGGCTGCAAGGACAAAGCAGCTTCAGATAAATTGAATTCTGATGAGAAGCTCAAGCAATCTACGATAGTGGATGCTTTCAAAAGAGCAGGTGTAACGATCACCCAAGAAACAAAGAAAGCTTCTTCACGACCATTGCCAAGTGGAATGACGTCGAAGGATGTTGAAAGCGATGCTAATAATCTTGGTGAGCTTGGGCATATAGATTTGATGGCAGCACCAGTTCAGCTGGATATGCAAAGATTTAAATTCAGAACACTCCATGTGACTTGTTTATCCTTATTAAAGTATTCAGAGGTATGCATTCGTCCAGTTTGACTTAATTCTTTGAttctttcaaag
This window encodes:
- the LOC123426228 gene encoding Fanconi anemia group D2 protein isoform X2 gives rise to the protein MSLCSGGAGTVVKKSGARKLVDPVISDGGGFPNSPLLRFLLLGFYLWRETFIPPNPPKIPKKMVFLQRSNARKRPPPAPTAPGPPPPPPPPPSATSSAPTPAEPSVVDAAAALLADAGCTLLVPPHLPPSLPSAPTFVPRLTRALAADPAADLPACLLVGLAAFAEYPARLRQLLLPTSPRSQSLAQVLLSVPALQPGLLGLLLDKLPEHFDDDALDGVSLQDDVGRLIVAQFRWLDFLVDADTFVTKLVEVLSVAPPRLKKEIIGSIPEIVGDQSHAAVVSALEKLLQEDSQVVVAVLDTLSNLNLDAQLQEQAVTVAISCIRTIHADQMPHLLRFLLLSATPVNVGRIISQIREQLKFVGVVDPRAARSKKLKGKASATSTDGAVLDALRSGLRFKNMLCEAFLKELKLVDHARDHKVIDVWLIMLIYANGGALQKSAKKILKSKILQGYIRETLFHQCIHGNTELVKDHFMSYLSVSDYLLACKEDKARGFATYLFTALFEEFSDTFSRQELVGSLITHIGSGVSYEVSSALDIMISLTSNNSEELIPIASHITGILDYLESFHEDNLRKVYEIFCQLALAAGFNTSSGGSSVANELLMVVRKQVSNPDMKYKRMGIIGALRIVSTIADANAAVNCSSSQQPNCEEALGLLNMTVNSCKFVTLPLILLYDELSALFESSVLHSAIIECLFRVVEHVAEFDTLFLADLEDGQLSEKYLCESIEGELWMNLDGNISPVCVNILPLVSTSQQRSQACLQILPSQFSLLTTIERSGNEGSLGGINALLGCPLHLPSTKNLDESRWGLLSELEKKTVCHSLYFAINWIRELLNAFSTQVAVRVDNVSHRVRDETAVKLLKRLRNLILLEILLNTLLKIYPLSLPELRYLGNYSGSTSTGKFNIGKKMEEDNMEGPSSNKRQKGCKDKAASDKLNSDEKLKQSTIVDAFKRAGVTITQETKKASSRPLPSGMTSKDVESDANNLGELGHIDLMAAPVQLDMQRFKFRTLHVTCLSLLKYSEFQDSTYPYHESELPLYLYLLRDLNNKLDHVNPSSKPFFNNSQAKSTRAHCQKSAEDLLSKIQPLFSSLRKHLDGSVSMMKDRSDRSPDNWSSHSDSAGNPHIPYVIVSKSSIATSLFKEVLSCYRKLLGTPDLLNQANMSALKELLQTFQPTENFDDDLSEFRPPLVPSNVDYLYCGALKMFEAIMDAVCLFSHILASDVLITMQSILNSIIVLLEKSGESNGKNMHVGCSKEVIPFVKKHLGLSAHKLLTSDFPNEDTENGWQSKGDLIPRILQIYLRNSESTSVLLDELARSVLPQVTPLKSRSTAQELTHGFPTLCSSTFHSWYRVLHEENIGNLNKMIKQALKTRSQSGVAVENVVDEILKSVNVFVSLTNTCKIHEKVAMHAMAVKYGGRFIDAFLKAFNFLETQFGQHGDNIVHMIKEVQKATRTIQTICAEAKGYKRTMITSKIPATKRSMERFLFQVKALLEHCSNVERCWIGNLKHKDLHGHVVSSQVYGNVDDKSNDVEQEEMETDPETPAEENDKMVDDDVTENEATPLED
- the LOC123426228 gene encoding Fanconi anemia group D2 protein isoform X4 is translated as MSLCSGGAGTVVKKSGARKLVDPVISDGGGFPNSPLLRFLLLGFYLWRETFIPPNPPKIPKKMVFLQRSNARKRPPPAPTAPGPPPPPPPPPSATSSAPTPAEPSVVDAAAALLADAGCTLLVPPHLPPSLPSAPTFVPRLTRALAADPAADLPACLLVGLAAFAEYPARLRQLLLPTSPRSQSLAQVLLSVPALQPGLLGLLLDKLPEHFDDDALDGVSLQDDVGRLIVAQFRWLDFLVDADTFVTKLVEVLSVAPPRLKKEIIGSIPEIVGDQSHAAVVSALEKLLQEDSQVVVAVLDTLSNLNLDAQLQEQAVTVAISCIRTIHADQMPHLLRFLLLSATPVNVGRIISQIREQLKFVGVVDPRAARSKKLKGKASATSTDGAVLDALRSGLRFKNMLCEAFLKELKLVDHARDHKVIDVWLIMLIYANGGALQKSAKKILKSKILQGYIRETLFHQCIHGNTELVKDHFMSYLSVSDYLLACKEDKARGFATYLFTALFEEFSDTFSRQELVGSLITHIGSGVSYEVSSALDIMISLTSNNSEELIPIASHITGILDYLESFHEDNLRKVYEIFCQLALAAGFNTSSGGSSVANELLMVVRKQVSNPDMKYKRMGIIGALRIVSTIADANAAVNCSSSQQPNCEEALGLLNMTVNSCKFVTLPLILLYDELSALFESSVLHSAIIEWVVEHVAEFDTLFLADLEDGQLSEKYLCESIEGELWMNLDGNISPVCVNILPLVSTSQQRSQACLQILPSQFSLLTTIERSGNEGSLGGINALLGCPLHLPSTKNLDESRWGLLSELEKKTVCHSLYFAINWIRELLNAFSTQVAVRVDNVSHRVRDETAVKLLKRLRNLILLEILLNTLLKIYPLSLPELRYLGNYSGSTSTGKFNIGKKMEEDNMEGPSSNKRQKGCKDKAASDKLNSDEKLKQSTIVDAFKRAGVTITQETKKASSRPLPSGMTSKDVESDANNLGELGHIDLMAAPVQLDMQRFKFRTLHVTCLSLLKYSEFQDSTYPYHESELPLYLYLLRDLNNKLDHVNPSSKPFFNNSQAKSTRAHCQKSAEDLLSKIQPLFSSLRKHLDGSVSMMKDRSDRSPDNWSSHSDSAGNPHIPYVIVSKSSIATSLFKEVLSCYRKLLGTPDLLNQANMSALKELLQTFQPTENFDDDLSEFRPPLVPSNVDYLYCGALKMFEAIMDAVCLFSHILASDVLITMQSILNSIIVLLEKSGESNGKNMHVGCSKEVIPFVKKHLGLSAHKLLTSDFPNEDTENGWQSKGDLIPRILQIYLRNSESTSVLLDELARSVLPQVTPLKSRSTAQELTHGFPTLCSSTFHSWYRVLHEENIGNLNKMIKQALKTRSQSGVAVENVVDEILKSVNVFVSLTNTCKIHEKVAMHAMAVKYGGRFIDAFLKAFNFLETQFGQHGDNIVHMIKEVQKATRTIQTICAEAKGYKRTMITSKIPATKRSMERFLFQVKALLEHCSNVERCWIGNLKHKDLHGHVVSSQVYGNVDDKSNDVEQEEMETDPETPAEENDKMVDDDVTENEATPLED
- the LOC123426228 gene encoding Fanconi anemia group D2 protein isoform X7, whose amino-acid sequence is MSLCSGGAGTVVKKSGARKLVDPVISDGGGFPNSPLLRFLLLGFYLWRETFIPPNPPKIPKKMVFLQRSNARKRPPPAPTAPGPPPPPPPPPSATSSAPTPAEPSVVDAAAALLADAGCTLLVPPHLPPSLPSAPTFVPRLTRALAADPAADLPACLLVGLAAFAEYPARLRQLLLPTSPRSQSLAQVLLSVPALQPGLLGLLLDKLPEHFDDDALDGVSLQDDVGRLIVAQFRWLDFLVDADTFVTKLVEVLSVAPPRLKKEIIGSIPEIVGDQSHAAVVSALEKLLQEDSQVVVAVLDTLSNLNLDAQLQEQAVTVAISCIRTIHADQMPHLLRFLLLSATPVNVGRIISQIREQLKFVGVVDPRAARSKKLKGKASATSTDGAVLDALRSGLRFKNMLCEAFLKELKLVDHARDHKVIDVWLIMLIYANGGALQKSAKKILKSKILQGYIRETLFHQCIHGNTELVKDHFMSYLSVSDYLLACKEDKARGFATYLFTALFEEFSDTFSRQELVGSLITHIGSGVSYEVSSALDIMISLTSNNSEELIPIASHITGILDYLESFHEDNLRKVYEIFCQLALAAGFNTSSGGSSVANELLMVVRKQVSNPDMKYKRMGIIGALRIVSTIADANAAVNCSSSQQPNCEEALGLLNMTVNSCKFVTLPLILLYDELSALFESSVLHSAIIECLFRVVEHVAEFDTLFLADLEDGQLSEKYLCESIEGELWMNLDGNISPVCVNILPLVSTSQQRSQACLQILPSQFSLLTTIERSGNEGSLGGINALLGCPLHLPSTKNLDESRWGLLSELEKKTVCHSLYFAINWIRELLNAFSTQVAVRVDNVSHRVRDETAVKLLKRLRNLILLEILLNTLLKIYPLSLPELRYLGNYSGSTSTGKFNIGKKMEEDNMEGPSSNKRQKGCKDKAASDKLNSDEKLKQSTIVDAFKRAGVTITQETKKASSRPLPSGMTSKDVESDANNLGELGHIDLMAAPVQLDMQRFKFRTLHVTCLSLLKYSEFQDSTYPYHESELPLYLYLLRDLNNKLDHVNPSSKPFFNNSQAKSTRAHCQKSAEDLLSKIQPLFSSLRKHLDGSVSMMKDRSDRSPDNWSSHSDSAGNPHIPYVIVSKSSIATSLFKEVLSCYRKLLQLLGTPDLLNQANMSALKELLQTFQPTENFDDDLSEFRPPLVPSNVDYLYCGALKMFEAIMDAVCLFSHILASDVLITMQSILNSIIVLLEKSGESNGKNMHVGCSKEVIPFVKKHLGLSAHKLLTSDFPNEDTENGWQSKGDLIPRILQIYLRNSESTSVLLDELARSVLPQVTPLKSRSTAQELTHGFPTLCSSTFHSWYRVLHEENIGNLNKMIKQALKTRSQSGVAVENVVDEILKSVNVFVSLTNTCKIHEKLSTF
- the LOC123426228 gene encoding Fanconi anemia group D2 protein isoform X6 yields the protein MSLCSGGAGTVVKKSGARKLVDPVISDGGGFPNSPLLRFLLLGFYLWRETFIPPNPPKIPKKMVFLQRSNARKRPPPAPTAPGPPPPPPPPPSATSSAPTPAEPSVVDAAAALLADAGCTLLVPPHLPPSLPSAPTFVPRLTRALAADPAADLPACLLVGLAAFAEYPARLRQLLLPTSPRSQSLAQVLLSVPALQPGLLGLLLDKLPEHFDDDALDGVSLQDDVGRLIVAQFRWLDFLVDADTFVTKLVEVLSVAPPRLKKEIIGSIPEIVGDQSHAAVVSALEKLLQEDSQVVVAVLDTLSNLNLDAQLQEQAVTVAISCIRTIHADQMPHLLRFLLLSATPVNVGRIISQIREQLKFVGVVDPRAARSKKLKGKASATSTDGAVLDALRSGLRFKNMLCEAFLKELKLVDHARDHKVIDVWLIMLIYANGGALQKSAKKILKSKILQGYIRETLFHQCIHGNTELVKDHFMSYLSVSDYLLACKEDKARGFATYLFTALFEEFSDTFSRQELVGSLITHIGSGVSYEVSSALDIMISLTSNNSEELIPIASHITGILDYLESFHEDNLRKVYEIFCQLALAAGFNTSSGGSSVANELLMVVRKQVSNPDMKYKRMGIIGALRIVSTIADANAAVNCSSSQQPNCEEALGLLNMTVNSCKFVTLPLILLYDELSALFESSVLHSAIIECLFRVVEHVAEFDTLFLADLEDGQLSEKYLCESIEGELWMNLDGNISPVCVNILPLVSTSQQRSQACLQILPSQFSLLTTIERSGNEGSLGGINALLGCPLHLPSTKNLDESRWGLLSELEKKTVCHSLYFAINWIRELLNAFSTQVAVRVDNVSHRVRDETAVKLLKRLRNLILLEILLNTLLKIYPLSLPELRYLGNYSGSTSTGKFNIGKKMEEDNMEGPSSNKRQKGCKDKAASDKLNSDEKLKQSTIVDAFKRAGVTITQETKKASSRPLPSGMTSKDVESDANNLGELGHIDLMAAPVQLDMQRFKFRTLHVTCLSLLKYSEFQDSTYPYHESELPLYLYLLRDLNNKLDHVNPSSKPFFNNSQAKSTRAHCQKSAEDLLSKIQPLFSSLRKHLDGSVSMMKDRSDRSPDNWSSHSDSAGNPHIPYVIVSKSSIATSLFKEVLSCYRKLLQLLGTPDLLNQANMSALKELLQTFQPTENFDDDLSEFRPPLVPSNVDYLYCGALKMFEAIMDAVCLFSHILASDVLITMQSILNSIIVLLEKSGESNGKNMHVGCSKEVIPFVKKHLGLSAHKLLTSDFPNEDTENGWQSKGDLIPRILQIYLRNSESTSVLLDELARSVLPQVTPLKSRSTAQELTHGFPTLCSSTFHSWYRVLHEENIGNLNKMIKQALKTRSQSGVAVENVVDEILKSVNVFVSLTNTCKIHEKVAMHAMAVKYGGRFIDAFLKAFNFLETQFGQHGDNIVHMIKEVQKATRTIQTICAEAKGYKRTMITSKIPATKRSMERFLFQVKALLEHCSNVERCWIGKHCYLICNFFTTML
- the LOC123426228 gene encoding Fanconi anemia group D2 protein isoform X5, with the translated sequence MSLCSGGAGTVVKKSGARKLVDPVISDGGGFPNSPLLRFLLLGFYLWRETFIPPNPPKIPKKMVFLQRSNARKRPPPAPTAPGPPPPPPPPPSATSSAPTPAEPSVVDAAAALLADAGCTLLVPPHLPPSLPSAPTFVPRLTRALAADPAADLPACLLVGLAAFAEYPARLRQLLLPTSPRSQSLAQVLLSVPALQPGLLGLLLDKLPEHFDDDALDGVSLQDDVGRLIVAQFRWLDFLVDADTFVTKLVEVLSVAPPRLKKEIIGSIPEIVGDQSHAAVVSALEKLLQEDSQVVVAVLDTLSNLNLDAQLQEQAVTVAISCIRTIHADQMPHLLRFLLLSATPVNVGRIISQIREQLKFVGVVDPRAARSKKLKGKASATSTDGAVLDALRSGLRFKNMLCEAFLKELKLVDHARDHKVIDVWLIMLIYANGGALQKSAKKILKSKILQGYIRETLFHQCIHGNTELVKDHFMSYLSVSDYLLACKEDKARGFATYLFTALFEEFSDTFSRQELVGSLITHIGSGVSYEVSSALDIMISLTSNNSEELIPIASHITGILDYLESFHEDNLRKVYEIFCQLALAAGFNTSSGGSSVANELLMVVRKQVSNPDMKYKRMGIIGALRIVSTIADANAAVNCSSSQQPNCEEALGLLNMTVNSCKFVTLPLILLYDELSALFESSVLHSAIIECLFRVVEHVAEFDTLFLADLEDGQLSEKYLCESIEGELWMNLDGNISPVCVNILPLVSTSQQRSQACLQILPSQFSLLTTIERSGNEGSLGGINALLGCPLHLPSTKNLDESRWGLLSELEKKTVCHSLYFAINWIRELLNAFSTQVAVRVDNVSHRVRDETAVKLLKRLRNLILLEILLNTLLKIYPLSLPELRYLGNYSGSTSTGKFNIGKKMEEDNMEGPSSNKRQKGCKDKAASDKLNSDEKLKQSTIVDAFKRAGVTITQETKKASSRPLPSGMTSKDVESDANNLGELGHIDLMAAPVQLDMQRFKFRTLHVTCLSLLKYSEFQDSTYPYHESELPLYLYLLRDLNNKLDHVNPSSKPFFNNSQAKSTRAHCQKSAEDLLSKIQPLFSSLRKHLDGSVSMMKDRSDRSPDNWSSHSDSAGNPHIPYVIVSKSSIATSLFKEVLSCYRKLLQLLGTPDLLNQANMSALKELLQTFQPTENFDDDLSEFRPPLVPSNVDYLYCGALKMFEAIMDAVCLFSHILASDVLITMQSILNSIIVLLEKSGESNGKNMHVGCSKEVIPFVKKHLGLSAHKLLTSDFPNEDTENGWQSKGDLIPRILQIYLRNSESTSVLLDELARSVLPQVTPLKSRSTAQELTHGFPTLCSSTFHSWYRVLHEENIGNLNKMIKQALKTRSQSGVAVENVVDEILKSVNVFVSLTNTCKIHEKIKEVQKATRTIQTICAEAKGYKRTMITSKIPATKRSMERFLFQVKALLEHCSNVERCWIGNLKHKDLHGHVVSSQVYGNVDDKSNDVEQEEMETDPETPAEENDKMVDDDVTENEATPLED
- the LOC123426228 gene encoding Fanconi anemia group D2 protein isoform X1 yields the protein MSLCSGGAGTVVKKSGARKLVDPVISDGGGFPNSPLLRFLLLGFYLWRETFIPPNPPKIPKKMVFLQRSNARKRPPPAPTAPGPPPPPPPPPSATSSAPTPAEPSVVDAAAALLADAGCTLLVPPHLPPSLPSAPTFVPRLTRALAADPAADLPACLLVGLAAFAEYPARLRQLLLPTSPRSQSLAQVLLSVPALQPGLLGLLLDKLPEHFDDDALDGVSLQDDVGRLIVAQFRWLDFLVDADTFVTKLVEVLSVAPPRLKKEIIGSIPEIVGDQSHAAVVSALEKLLQEDSQVVVAVLDTLSNLNLDAQLQEQAVTVAISCIRTIHADQMPHLLRFLLLSATPVNVGRIISQIREQLKFVGVVDPRAARSKKLKGKASATSTDGAVLDALRSGLRFKNMLCEAFLKELKLVDHARDHKVIDVWLIMLIYANGGALQKSAKKILKSKILQGYIRETLFHQCIHGNTELVKDHFMSYLSVSDYLLACKEDKARGFATYLFTALFEEFSDTFSRQELVGSLITHIGSGVSYEVSSALDIMISLTSNNSEELIPIASHITGILDYLESFHEDNLRKVYEIFCQLALAAGFNTSSGGSSVANELLMVVRKQVSNPDMKYKRMGIIGALRIVSTIADANAAVNCSSSQQPNCEEALGLLNMTVNSCKFVTLPLILLYDELSALFESSVLHSAIIECLFRVVEHVAEFDTLFLADLEDGQLSEKYLCESIEGELWMNLDGNISPVCVNILPLVSTSQQRSQACLQILPSQFSLLTTIERSGNEGSLGGINALLGCPLHLPSTKNLDESRWGLLSELEKKTVCHSLYFAINWIRELLNAFSTQVAVRVDNVSHRVRDETAVKLLKRLRNLILLEILLNTLLKIYPLSLPELRYLGNYSGSTSTGKFNIGKKMEEDNMEGPSSNKRQKGCKDKAASDKLNSDEKLKQSTIVDAFKRAGVTITQETKKASSRPLPSGMTSKDVESDANNLGELGHIDLMAAPVQLDMQRFKFRTLHVTCLSLLKYSEFQDSTYPYHESELPLYLYLLRDLNNKLDHVNPSSKPFFNNSQAKSTRAHCQKSAEDLLSKIQPLFSSLRKHLDGSVSMMKDRSDRSPDNWSSHSDSAGNPHIPYVIVSKSSIATSLFKEVLSCYRKLLQLLGTPDLLNQANMSALKELLQTFQPTENFDDDLSEFRPPLVPSNVDYLYCGALKMFEAIMDAVCLFSHILASDVLITMQSILNSIIVLLEKSGESNGKNMHVGCSKEVIPFVKKHLGLSAHKLLTSDFPNEDTENGWQSKGDLIPRILQIYLRNSESTSVLLDELARSVLPQVTPLKSRSTAQELTHGFPTLCSSTFHSWYRVLHEENIGNLNKMIKQALKTRSQSGVAVENVVDEILKSVNVFVSLTNTCKIHEKVAMHAMAVKYGGRFIDAFLKAFNFLETQFGQHGDNIVHMIKEVQKATRTIQTICAEAKGYKRTMITSKIPATKRSMERFLFQVKALLEHCSNVERCWIGNLKHKDLHGHVVSSQVYGNVDDKSNDVEQEEMETDPETPAEENDKMVDDDVTENEATPLED